The nucleotide sequence ttatttacatgtctattatctaatttagtgtgcattattctcatgggaaattatgtgtagtagtttattaagaagttatcataggttttaggGCTCAACctcggattaatcctatttcaatgtattcttatgggaaaattcgtttctacatacgaacattttctacatccgaagttggttctggaatggattaaattcgtatgtagaggtaccactgtatatatatatatgtatgtatgtatgtatgtatgtatgtatgtatgtatgtatgtatctatctatctatctatctatctatatatatatatatatatatatatatatatatatatatatatatatatatatatatatatatatatatatatatagatatatatatatatatatatatatatatatatatatatatataaatatatatatatagatatatatatatatatatatatatatatatatataaaatatatatatatagatatatatatatatatatatatatatatatatatatatatatatatatatatatatatatatatatatatatatatatatatatatacacacacacacacatatatatatatatatatatatatatatatatatatatatatatatatatatatatatatatatatattatatatatatatatatatatatatatatatatatatatatatatatatatatatatatatatatatattatatatatatatatatatatatatatatatatatatatatatatatatatgtatgtatatatatatatatatatatatatatatatatatatatatatatatatatatatatatatatatatatatatatatatatatatatatatatatatatacatacttacccTCCAATCCATAAATAAAGTGGGCTCAGTCACAGGTGTGCGTGAGTAGTAGGGGTAGTGAGCAACCATCCCCTAACCCCAGCTAagtagcgggatgggtagttaaccctcgctaaatttcaatggctagttctttcagcttcgccgaaagtaatacccctaataaatagcgtaggtttgtattccagttatggaacaactaTTATTTAAACTTGACTATATCAATCAAATATTTTCCACAATTCTAAAGAAGAAACAACTTACTTTTTAGCTAGAGCATAATTTTGAGCAGGGGTATAATGCTCCTTGTATCGTGCAAGATCTCCCAGTGAGAGAAGTAATTTTTGAGCCGACATCAGAGGTATTCGTATTCCCCTAGTCCTCACTCCAGAATTAGAGATCCCTTCCTCTTCCAAATGGTCTTCAAGTGTAAAGTTGTACTCCCGTTGCAAGGCATCTAACAAACCCTGTAGATACTGTTGCCCTTCATCAACAAGCATTCGCAGAGTGGCAAGACTTCGGTCCTTCAAGTTTGGTTCTCGACTTATATATTCACGGAGCTTTTCAATTATAATGTAATAGAGAGTTTTCCATAGAGCTCCTTCTATATTTTTCTCCTGACACATTCGAATATCACTCATCAACAGCTGTTTATAGCAAGACTGCAGGTGGTGACGAATATCCATTATTCGACGGAATTCTATGGGGAGTTGATTGCTGCTTACATAGTAACTTATGTCTAATTCTCCTTTTTGAATATTGTACAAAATAGTTGGATCAACTTTGGGACTGTGGTTGTCTGGAATGTGGCCCCCGCCAGAATGTCCTTGAAAGGAGAAGTTGTTTGCTCCATTGTCTTCAAAATTCTTGGTACTCTCTCGCTGGGTATCTCGAGATAATGGTAGGTCTCGAGCACTTGGCACAACCAGGACTGGTTTACTAGGATTATTTGGGTTATACAAGTGTTTTTGCATTAGTGGTGCAGGTTCAGCATGTTCTGAAAAAGTCTGTGCGCGGGAAATGCACTCTGCTGTAGCAAAAGTTGTTGGCAACTGAATGAGCCCACCCCGATGCCCTGGACTTTCAGCTCTCTTTGAATATGCATTTTGTCTTCCATGTCGTTTTTCATCTTTATCATGCCTCCAAGAGAGGTCTTCATCCTCCCAAGTAGGTGCTTTGCCAGAAATACCTTGTTCTCTTGCATTACACCAAGCCATTTCTCTGTCCACTTCTGCATCCCAATCTTCATCAGGAATATCGATAAAATTCATGGGTTCCACTGTATCTTTCTCATCATATGAGTCCTTTAGATAAATAAGACCTTTATCATGAACCTCAGAGTCACATGTAACCCTGGACTGCAATTTTGCTTTTACATTTGAGTGGGAATGGAATCGCTCAGAGCTAGAATAAATTTCCTCTTTTTCCCAATTTCTATCTTCAGGGTCCTTTATTTTATGGGGAAGCCTTTGATTTTCAATATCTTTTCTTGACAGTTTATCCTTCTTCACTTGTGTTGTTCGCCCTTGTCCATCCCGGTTAACTGTAACTTCAATATTCTGCTTCTCACTATTTTGAGCAGACTTATTTGCACTCCTATTCTTCCTACTCTCCCTTGCTACTGAATAACTCTTAGCTTTGTTAGCTTTATCTATTTGCTTTTGTGAAACTGTGTCAGAAACATTTTTCCCATCAGTACTACTTTTGTATGGATAGTCACATTCATCATCACCAACATTCTCGCTTTTCCACCAGCCAGTTTTATTAGAAATTATAAGTGAATCTCCTGAATAATTATTTGGGCTTTCAGGTTTTGAAACACCTTTTTTAGAACTTGCTTCCTTGCTATTAGATCTCTCCAATGAAACTTTCTCTACTTTATTGGCAAGCTCTGCTATCTCTAAATTTTTAGGTTTTACTTTATTTTCTGGTCTATCATCATCATGTCCATGATAATCACCTTTAAAATCTTGAGGCTTTTTACCCCTATACTGCTGAGAACTTCCTTTGGGACTTCTACCCGACTGCTCCTCAACAAGTGACTCATCATGCCTCCTATTAGAGCGTTCATTTCGACCTCTGTCTGGTTTTTTTTCTTCAACTGCTCTCAACTCTGATCTTTGTTTAAAGCTATTGGTATTACTTTTACTCTTAAAAGCTTCTGCATCCCTTTTCCCCATGGATGAAGGGTAGAACTCAACAGACTTCACTTCAAAAGTATCATTCAAACTAGAATGGAGACtttcctcttcttgataacttgaaTTCCTTCCCCCCCTCCTCTTTCTCTGAGGCTTTTCATAATGCCTGTCTTTATTTTGATTGATCTTCTTTTCAGAATTTCTGCTATCAGTAACTCCCTTCTCGAAATCTTTACGCAAACTATTATCACCATAATTGTCCTCTTGACTTTTCACtccatttgatttttctttgttctCTAATGAACACTGTCCCTTGGTTTCGTCAACATAACATGAAGACTGCTTTCCCACTTTATGAAAACTTTTTTGTTGCACTTTTGTTTCCGATCTACTTTCTGTATTTCTGCTATGGCCCTGAATCTTAGTAGTAGACACTTCAGGTACCCCTACCATTGTATTTTCTGGACTTTTAGCATGTCTCATGTCCATAAATTCATCAGGATTATTTCCCTGACCTATCAACATCTCTCTCTTCTTTCTATTGCCTCTTTTGGCAGCATCTCTGTTTCCCCTAGACTTATCTTTGCTATCATAATGTTGATTTGGTGGATCTTGTTGAGCAGGAATGTCTGGACTTTTTGGTTTGACTATCTTTTTGACATCTTGCTCTCTAGGTTCCCCTTTAATGTCTCTTGCTGCTTGTGGCCTTGGACTGGTTACTTCGTGAGGGGATTTTGAATGATCACTTGACTGGCTGCGAAGCTTTTCCCTTAAAGGCCTTGGTTGATAAATCTGTATCTCGGGCTTTTTGGATTTTCTCATACGCCCTTTGGTAGAGGAAGAATCATCTACTGCAGAGGCATCGTCACATTCATCTCCTTTTAATGCACTCATCTCCTGTAACTGAAAACAATAGTTAAATGGGCAAATACAAAAGTAATATTCAACAGATAAACTTCTACCAAGTAATGTAATCCTTATGcaagaaaaaataatcaaagaaaaaaatggttttaatgGAATCTTTCTACAGATTAATATGTAGACAAAAGATATGAATGATATATCATTATACACAGCAGATTatagaatactgtactgtaatttataATAATTTCTACAACCTCACCACTAGGAAAATATGAGATCTCAAAATCTGCAAATAAACATCAcaattttctaaaagtaatttgtatttttcctaactatataaatctGAGTCCTTTAATTGGGAGTATGGTTTCGGCCAAAAAAGAGACTCGGCTGTTAAAAATTATAAAACCATATCAGTAGTTACCCGGGAGCCCCTGCCAGCTCACTGAGAAGCCACTTTGCCCTTCATCTTGGACTTGCGAGGTGGATGAGCAGGAAGTACAATTCAATACACTTGGAtttttatagttaagaaaaattaCTACTTAAGAAGTAGACTGGatctttcctaacaatacaaacctgagtcctttacacaGGAGAATGATAACAGCAAAGCTGTAAAACAGCAGTTAAAAACAATAATGAGGTGTTAACGGGGACAACAATCGGAAGGTGAGAAGCCTGATTGTATGGCTCGCTTGATTACCCGTCTAATCAAGGAAGAGATGGAGTTCTTTGTGATCTTCCTCTTGGTTTTCCCTGTGGTCACAAGAGCCAGCTGATCTGAAAGTATGCTTTGAAAGTTCTTTTTAGGTATTTTCTCAGTGCCCTCACAGGGCAGAATAACAGTTGGTCTGGGCTATCTATTACAGAATGAAAACTCAATATGgaagggcctgaatctaggatctgctacagccagattctgagtcttagccacaaactcagggacaaaccaaGTGTCACTTGAtcccattcccttgaatggacgatgtcaaAGGACATATCATGTAGCTCAGTGACTCTCTTGGCAAAGGCCAAGCCTAGCAGAAAGACCGTTTTCCGGGTAAAGTCACAATCTGATGCTTGACAGACAGATTTGTACAGGACTTCTTTCAGTGAACAAAGGACTATCACTACATTCCAAGGTggtggtctcacttctgactgagggcaggtgcACTAAAAATTCTGTATAAGGAGAGAGAATTCAAGGGAAAAGGTTAACTCCTTCCAGTTTAAGAACGAGGCTTAAAGCCGAGTGATaccctttcactgccgaaactaaTCAAAGTTTTTATCCCTGAGGTACAACAAAAACTCCACTATCGCTAGAATAGTGGCACTGCGAGAAGATATACCCCATCCACGACACTAGCCACAAAAGATGGATCACTTTCCCTGATATACAGCAGCAGATGACTCCCAGAGGTACCCTGCCATTTTCTTTGCAACCGGTCTTGAAAAGTCTTTCTTTACGAGGAGTGGCTGGATAACCTCCATGTGTGTAGACAAATCGATGAAATCTCTAAGTGGAAAATCTTCACATTGTGGAAAAATATAGGAAACAAAAATCATTTCTAgatgtataaatttttttaatttatattgtaGATTGTATTTGGTTTTTTATACTGTTTAATGTGTTGAACTTCAGTCCCTTactcaaaatttttcttttattacagagtGACGGTGCCCTGCACCCAGCAGGGATCATAGGCTAGAAATTGCTTATAAGGTGGAGAAGTTGTCAAGAGAAAAGTTACTCAAAGACCATTTTGTTGTTATAACTTCTTCCCATACACTGATGAGTAATTCAAGCACACCCTACTACATGTAGGGCTTGGAAAGGTTAACTAAAATTGCAGTCACACAGTAGAGGTACTGCCATAAATAAGTGATGTTCTACATAGGATGCTACTGCATTGTGATGCAATTTAACTTGAGAGCAAAAacataattatgttattttccttagtaaaataaatttttgaatatacttacccgatgatcatgtagctgcaactctgttgcccgacagaaaaaacctacggtcgggatacgccagcgatcgctatacaggtgggggtgtacaacaacagcgccatctgtcgagtaggtactcaggtacttcttgtcaacaagaaccaattttctcctcggtccactgggtctctatggggaggaagggagggtccttaaattcatgatcatcgggtaagattaatattgaaaatggaaagttaatcgaagaggcctaataaaggcggagagatataaaatatatagatctataacgtgttaagcaaaattactaaaaacctaaacacacttccgtctaagggaagggtcggccatttaaaagtgaaagagagtccatactctcttcgtcaccataattaaatctatccaaaacgagttcaagttttgaaatgaagataaaacccctgcatagcgaaagctcaaaactggaatagtgtacttcaccaaatcgttgtgaaaacaaatccagttagggacggcgtatttagtaggtcctgccattggcacgacagagggaaaattggttctatgttgacatcgagtacttgagtacctacttgacagatggcgctgttgatgtacacccccacctgtatatcgatcgctggcgtattccgcccgtaggttttttctgtcgggcagcagagctgacagctatatgatcatcgggtaagtttaatattgaaaaataaaaaatttgagagGCCATGGAACGGTTCCTACGTCCAGAACGCTTCGAGGCTGACCCGGATTCTGCCACCGCTGCTAAGGAGTGGACGCACTGGCTGAGGACATTCAACAACTTTTACCAAGCAGTACAGAAGACATCTCCCAGTGCAGACAAACTAATCCTACTCACCAACTACGTTGCTCCTCGAGTGTACGACTACATAGCAGACTGTGACACTTATGTTAAGGCTGAGAAAGCACTGACATCACTGTATGTAAAACCTAGAAATGAGGTATTTGCTAGGCATGTCCTGGCCACACGTAGGCAGGGGTCAGGTGAGTCTCTAGACCAGTTTCTCCAAGCTCTGAAGCTCCTAGCAAAAGACTGTCAGTTCAAAGCAGTGTCAGCAGAGCAGGCGTGTGATAACTATGTTAGAGATGCATTCATCAATGGACTTTCTTCTGGTGCCATTCGTCAAAGACTACTCGAAAATATAACTTGCAAACTGCTTATGAACAGGCACGCactttagagatggctcagaaacATTCTGCTTCTTATACTACTGTTGAGCCAATTACTGCTGCTGTACCTCAGCCACAAAGTCAGTCAGGTGATTCAGAGTGTTTAGAAAGTAGTGATGAAACTGCTCATCTTGCCGCCACTACTGGCGCCAATCAGTGTTTTTTCTGTGGATTGAAACGTCACCCGCGGTTCAAATGTCCTGCAAGGGAAGCTTTATGTCTAAAGTGTAAGAAACAAGGACATTATGCAAAAGTGTGTAGGTCAGGGAAACCGGTAGGGGATACCTCTGCTGGTAAAACTAAATATTCGGCAGCAACACTGGCTACTGTGTCTGGGGCTGTGCCTAGTAGTCTTAGTAAATCTCTGAGTTGTTTGAAAGTTAATGGTCTCCCTGTTAATGCACTTATTGATACAGGAAGCTCTGAAAATTTTGTGAGTCAGAAGATTGCTAAAGAAAACAACCTAATCATACTTCCTGACGACGGGCACGTCTCCATGGCTGATGCGTCTCTCTCGTCCAAAGTCTTAGGTCTTTGTTGTGTTGATGTGGAGCTGCAAGGACAAATTTATCCTAGTGTAAAACTCAAAGTACTGCCAGCCCTGTGTAGTGATGTAATTTTGGGGCATGAATTTTTGAAGAATCATTCTGCTCTAGAAATGGCTTTTGGAGGAGCACCCCTACCACTCAAGATATGTGGGCTGGCAGCAGTGAAGTTGGTTGCGCCCGCACTCTTCAGCAATCTGACAGCAGACTGCAGACCCATTGCTGCAAAGTCGAGACATTACTCTCAGGCTGATAAGGAATTTGTCAAAACTGAAATTGGTAGAATGCTACAAGAAGGAATAATAAGACCCAGCCAGTCTCCATGGAGGGCCCAGGTGCTAATCACTGCAGGGCACAATCGCAGGAAGAGAATGGTGATTGATTATTCACAAACTATAAACAGGTTTACTGAGCTGGATGCTTACCCTTTGCCTCGGATCGATGAAACAGTGAATAATGTCTCAAGATATAAAGTGTTTAGCACCTTGGACCTGAAGAGCGCCTACCACCAAGTGCCAATAAGAGAAGACGAAAAGTTGTACACTGCTTTTGAGGCGAGTGGAAAGCTGTACGAGTTCAATCGAATCCCATTTGGTGTGAAGAACGGAGTGGCTGCTTTCCAACGAGTTGTGGATCAGATCCTTGCAAAAGAAAAGGTGGAAGGGGCATTTGCTTATGTGGACAATGTGACTGTATGTGGAGAGACGGAAGAGGAGCATGACAAAAACCTAAACCATTTCTTGAAAGTGGCGAGGGATTACAACCTCACATTTAATCATGACAAGTGTGATTTCAGGACACAGTCTATAAACCTTCTGGGATACTCTATAAAGGACGGAGAGATCAGACCTGATCCAGAACGACTGCAGCCTCTCTTGAGTCTACCCCTTCCCAACGATACtgcctctcttcggagaatgttggggttgcttgctcattactcacgatggatacccaacttctctgagaaGGTCCGGCCTCTTTCACATTCCACGAGATTCCCATTGTCTTTTGAAGCTTCTCtgacttttgagaaattgaagaatgaaattgcgaagtccgtggtgcaagccattgatcctacatcccctttcacagtcgaaacagatgcctcagaccatgccattgccgctactctcactcagaatggacgtcctgtagcgttcttctctcgcactctctctgacagtgaacaaaggcattcttcagtagagaaagaagcttatgccatagttgaggccctcagaaagtggaagcattacctaattggtcatcactttaagctgattactgaccagcgaagtgtaacattcatgttcgacacaagatcttcaagcaaaatcaagaacgacaagatagccaggtggcgcattgaactgtcatgctaccactacgatatagtgtatcgtccaggtacggaaaatattcctgcagatgctctctcgcgtatctgtggtgctgtagctacagacaaactcaaacaactgcatgaaagtctctgtcatcctggagtgtcaaggatggtgcatttcatccgagttcataacctggcttattctgttgaggatgtaaagaaggtTACTGCTTCTTGTCCAATCTGCTCTACTGTCAAACCTCAGTTCTATAAGCCTGATGATGGCCATCTGGTGAAAGCTACTCAACCATACGAGAGATTGAACTTGGATTTTAAGGGACCCCTTCCGTCACAATCGAAAAACAGATACTTGCTCACAGTCATTGACGAATTCTCACGGTTCCCTTTTGCGTTCCCTTGTTCAGACATGACTGCTGGTGCTATCATCGGGTGTTTGGTACAACTGTTTGCACTATTCGGAATGCCAGCATACGTACACTCAGACAGGGGAGCCTCTTTCAtgtcagaagaactgaagaaattcttactagagaaaggagtggctaccagtcgcactacgccCTACAACCCAAGGGGCAATGGCCAGGTGGAGAGGTACAATGGAATCATATGGAAAACCATTCGGTTAGCTCTCAGAACAAGGAATCTTGATGTCTCGAAATGGGAAGTTGTCCTCCCAGATGCACTTCACTCTATCCGTTCCCTCCTATTTACGTCAACTAATTGTACACCACACGAGCGTTTCCTAAAGCATCCTCGGAAGTCCACGTCAGGTCGTACGTTGCCTACCTGGCTCATCACCAAAGGTCCCGCTCTATTAAGATGGCAAGTACGGCACAGCAAGAATGACCCTCTAGTAGATGAAGTAGAAATAGTAGAAGCTAATCCTGAATATGCTCATGTCAAGTTTCCTGATGGTAGAGAGTCCACTGTGTCTTTGAGGCATCTAGCACCTTTAAGTGGTGATGATAGTAGCATCGTGGAGGCCACCAGACCTTCACTGCCGCAATCTCTAGAGTCTCTAGGTATATCAGAGTCTGAGGTGCGCTGTCCAGATGCTAGAGCAAGCTCGGAACCTGCTCTTCAAGAAGTCACTCATGACGTTACATCCGGGGAAAGTGCTGTTCAAGAGCTTCCTGCTGCGTCTGGTCAAGGCACTACACCTGTACCACTCCGGAGGTTCGAAAGGACCCGGCGGGCTCCTAAGTATTTTGATTATTATGCTGCTTGAATTTCATAGGTGGGGAGAAtttggtaatatatgttcaatgtagttttacatttatgctctcatgtacgttgtgtttctctgcttgcatttaccagcttattatgttgctatttgtgtgtcttcgtgcatattattgcttgtggatgtccctgtgttgtctggcccttactttgatgtatttgtttgttattgtgcatgtaaagtagtacgtgttgtaatagtgactgtttctattgtttcaggaggtgactccagttttgtgtgcaataaaacctataacctataacaggtttttttattttcacaacaatAACAAAGTAAGTTTCCTTGTTAGCTTCCATTAAtgactatatgagtaaaattaagagtAAATAAGACTAGAAAATAAAGCAGATGAAACAAGACTGAATGGTAGAGTTTAGTGATCTCCATGTCTATCCAGGAAAAACCATAAAATCCTTGGAAAAGGAGCAATCTAGAGACGCCTAAGTATGcctgtgaaaaaaaagaaatattgtaatgaTAATGTGAGTACTGACAGAGAATTATGCCAAAGTCAGAGTAACTTTAACTGtgtgttttattatataattattcttatcactGATAGATGTTTTCCCACCATAGTGTAATTgccttttttcatatattgacacagagtttccatggatagtgtttcacatactcgtccccagaaacaagtgaacataaagtggcatagaaaagtttCAGCGGTAGTCAAACTTTGAGCGTTGTCAATGTCCAAACCCGTCTGACTGTTCATGCAGataatgaaccacagtgttgcagggttttcctttaagcttgaagttttcttatgtcaCAAGCCTGGAACTCTCTGGAAAATATCTACCTTGACCAAAAAGACTCTGTCTTGAtgttaacaattagaaaatttgcTTCACAAACGAGATAGGACTTTATCCTGAAAAAGGACTTTTATGTGTTATACCTTATTTTTATGTATGTGACTTTGCAATCAAGAGGAGGGGCCTcaaaaaatattatacagtaattgGTCTCacctcttatccattttcatgggtaTAGAATAACCATGACATATTGTGTATCACTgaggattttaagttttttttttttttaatatcctacaaaaaaaaaaattgtctttctcATGTAGAGGTGAGAATATAGAGTCAGATCCAATgtgcaaccttgttttataatccctttgatcttgaCGCAAGCTCGTTCAAATTACATTTAAATTTAGCCCAAACAGATACACTGTTAGGTgggcctttgtttatacttgtatatatatattaaacatttagaggattgattcctaTGAGGCTCTGCCTGGATACATCTATGTCTCTGC is from Palaemon carinicauda isolate YSFRI2023 chromosome 13, ASM3689809v2, whole genome shotgun sequence and encodes:
- the LOC137651720 gene encoding uncharacterized protein is translated as MERFLRPERFEADPDSATAAKEWTHWLRTFNNFYQAVQKTSPSADKLILLTNYVAPRVYDYIADCDTYVKAEKALTSLYVKPRNEVFARHVLATRRQGSGESLDQFLQALKLLAKDCQFKAVSAEQACDNYVRDAFINGLSSGAIRQRLLENITCKLLMNRHAL
- the LOC137652334 gene encoding LOW QUALITY PROTEIN: telomerase-binding protein EST1A-like (The sequence of the model RefSeq protein was modified relative to this genomic sequence to represent the inferred CDS: inserted 1 base in 1 codon) produces the protein MSALKGDECDDASAVDDSSSTKGRMRKSKKPEIQIYQPRPLREKLRSQSSDHSKSPHEVTSPRPQAARDIKGEPREQDVKKIVKPKSPDIPAQQDPPNQHYDSKDKSRGNRDAAKRGNRKKREMLIGQGNNPDEFMDMRHAKSPENTMVGVPEVSTTKIQGHSRNTESRSETKVQQKSFHKVGKQSSCYVDETKGQCSLENKEKSNGVKSQEDNYGDNSLRKDFEKGVTDSRNSEKKINQNKDRHYEKPQRKRRGGRNSSYQEEESLHSSLNDTFEVKSVEFYPSSMGKRDAEAFKSKSNTNSFKQRSELRAVEEKKPDRGRNERSNRRHDESLVEEQSGRSPKGSSQQYRGKKPQDFKGDYHGHDDDRPENKVKPKNLEIAELANKVEKVSLERSNSKEASSKKGVSKPESPNNYSGDSLIISNKTGWWKSENVGDDECDYPYKSSTDGKNVSDTVSQKQIDKANKAKSYSVARESRKNRSANKSAQNSEKQNIEVTVNRDGQGRTTQVKKDKLSRKDIENQRLPHKIKDPEDRNWEKEEIYSSSERFHSHSNVKAKLQSRVTCDSEVHDKGLIYLKDSYDEKDTVEPMNFIDIPDEDWDAEVDREMAWCNAREQGISGKAPTWEDEDLSWRHDKDEKRHGRQNAYSKRAESPGHRGGLIQLPTTFATAECISRAQTFSEHAEPAPLMQKHLYNPNNPSKPVLVVPSARDLPLSRDTQRESTKNFEDNGANNFSFQGHSGGGHIPDNHSPKVDPTILYNIQKGELDISYYVSSNQLPIEFRRIMDIRHHLQSCYKQLLMSDIRMCQEKNIEGALWKTLYYIIIEKLREYISREPNLKDRSLATLRMLVDEGQQYLQGLLDALQREYNFTLEDHLEEEGISNSGVRTRGIRIPLMSAQKLLLSLGDLARYKEHYTPAQNYALAKKWYHMALQVYPRNGRPFNQLAIIAANQKRPLDVVYYYIRSLTASNPFVSARDSLVSMFDDIRKKYIAGRGSEQHPEGVYAHEGRPSGGESLRQEIWIRPDSGATHRRTLSQSTDEDEKDKQDDLKKLPLDQLMKRFLTSYLHCHGMLFSRVGLDEFPKCCQSMLREFTVLLRTHPPRLSTNHLLQILAINMFAVKNTEAKETRVGSGYRAAAQELSLVLAHEMFGRLVQIVMELFPDHLQYQNNLHHTTSSSQLAQQQQQQEELEHLELQQQPPDAADPERLFTPTLAHFLPPLKAWCDWLLYXFSVWTPPPDAHEYANKDSSSGGTWCSVAELATVMRGFGPPDLELSIVDSSVRSLPPGTVLVRLTEDAFLRGYEPLLQAHKTLYYVTDGEHMGRASDWARVMQLQKCLCQLLCGVDPPVLRLQKTDRGDVLVSVVDTSPPDSPTPRLSESSIEELDESMSESDTSDLDDDLEEESAEGDEENMPLAATVKLLTQRKKLLEKKHRQQRKLQSKLEGCVTLEMEVRPRYLVPDTNCFIEHLEVVLALAKNPSYTLMVPVVVLNELDGLSRDAAVAKYGSVGHAVRVREGAAAALHCLREEKPHSVKTVTSQGSVLSSTTFTAEIDVADATNDDKILSCCVHFCSDSTQRRPIKAGVRRLYREVVLLTEDRNLRVKAHARDVPVRNLLDFARWAGIR